A region of the Mycoplasma capricolum subsp. capricolum ATCC 27343 genome:
AATTCCATCTTTATCTCTTGTTGAATCATCAATTACATATCCATAACTTTCTTCATAAGCAAACACAAAGTTTAAACCATTATCTACTTCTTTTAAAATTTCTTGACCCATTCATTTAAATCCAGTTAAAGTTTTAATTATAGTTGTATTATAAGTTTCACTAGCAATTCTATCACCAAGATCACTTGTTACAAAACTAGAATATAAAGCTGGATTTTTTGGTAATTTATTTAAACGTTTTAAATTACTTAGTTTTCAATCAATTAAAATAGCTCCAGTTTGATTACCATTTAATCTAATAAATTCATTATTATGCTTAACAGCCATACCAAATCTATCAGCATCTGGATCATTTAAAATAATAATATCAGCATCATATTTTTTAGCATATTCTAAAGGTATTTTTCATGCTGGATCAAATTCAGGATTAGGATTAATTACATTTTTAAAAGTTTCATCTTCAAAAGCATGTTCTTTTACTTCTATTATTTGATATCCTGATTGTTTTAAAACAATTGGAGTATATAAACTACCAGTTCCATTTACTGCTGAATAAATAATTTTTAGATTAGACTTGCTAGTTTTATTATCTTTATAAAATTCCAAGTTTTTAATCATTTCAAAATATTTATCAATTACAATTTCATCAACTTCTTGTAATAAATTGTCATTAGCTTGAAATGTTCAATCTAAAATATTTGAAATTTTATTCATTTCACTAGCAATTAAATCAGTATCATTTGGCATTAATTGGCATCCATATGGATCATATATTTTATATCCATTATATTCAGCTGGATTATGAGAAGCAGTAATTACAATTCCACCAATACAATTTAATTGTTTAGTTGCAAAAGAAACTACTGGAGTTGGTTGTAATTGATTATCTTTAAATAAATAGGCTTTAATGTTAAAACTTGTTAAAATATCAGCAACTAATTTAGCAAACTTTTTAGAGTTATGTCTATTATCATGACCAATAACAACGCCTTTATCTAATTGATCTATATATTTGCTTTTTAATAATTTAACATAAGCAATAGTTACTTTTTTAATAGTATAAACATTAAATCTACCAGGTCCTGCTCCTAAAATTCCTCTAATTCCTGCTGTACCAAATTTTAATTCTAGATTAAAAGCGGCATTTAATTCATCATCATCTGCTTTATTTAATAGATCTTTTAATTCTGGATCTAAATTAGGATGATTAACTCAACTTAAATAAGTTTTATCTAATTTATTAAAGCTCATTTTTTACTCCTTTAATTGTCATTTTTTGTGTATAGTTTATTATAGCACCTATCAAATATTTTACTATTTTAAAAATCAATACTACTAATGTCCAATTTAACAAATATAAAAATATTAATTTTAAAAGTATAATAGAGTTAGATAAATAGAAAGTTGGTGTATAAATGTTTACATTCACAGATATTATAGAAAAAAAGAAGCATAATATTGAATTAACTCAAGAAGAAATTTCTTGACTAATTAATAGTTATACAAAAAACGAAATTACTGATTATCAAATGGCTAGTTTTTGTATGGCTACTTATTTTACAGATATGACAGCTAGAGAAACTGCTTTTTTAACCAAAGCTTATATTGAATCTGGAGATAGATACGATTTATCTAAAATTAGTGGCTTTAAAGCAGACAAGCACTCAACTGGAGGAGTTGGAGATAAAACTAGTTTAGTTTATGCTCCACTAGTTGCTAGTTATGGAATTAAAGTATGTAAATTATCTGGAAGAGGTTTAGGAAAAACTGGTGGAACTGTTGATAAGTTAGAATCATTTCCTGGATGAAAATCAGAAGTTACAAATGATGAATTTGTAGATGTGATTAATAAAGCAAATATGAGCCTTATTGCTCAATCAGATAATATCGTTCCAGCTGATAAAAAGATTTATGCTTTAAGAGATGTAACAGGAACAATAGATTCAATGCCTTTAATTGTTGCTTCAATTATGAGTAAAAAACTAATTGTTGAAAATGATGGGTTAATACTAGATGTAAAAACTGGTAATGGTGCATTTATGACAACAATAGAAGATGCTAAAGATTTAGCAAATCGTATGATTGAAGTTGGAAAACAATACAACAGAAAAGTTGCAGTAGTTCTTACAAATATGAATAAGCCACTAGGAAGAGCTATTGGGAACGCTATAGAAGTTAAAGAAGCTTGAGAAACATTAAACGGTAAAGGTCCAAAAGATTTTAATGAATTAATTTCTACACTAGTTGGAATTACTTTATTACAAGCTAAAATTTTTACTGACTTAGCAACTGCAAAACAAGATGTTTTAAAAAGATTACAATCAAAGCAAGCTGCACCTTACTTAAAAGAATTTGTAACAGCACAAGGTGGAGATTGAAGTGTTTTAGAAAATTATGATGAAGTGTTTAAATGTAAAAAGAAAATAGAAATTAAAGCAGTTAATAGTGGTTTTATTAGATATAAAAGAGCTGAAGAATTTGGGATGATTTTAATTGAGCTAGGTGCTGGTAGATTTAAAAAAACTGATACTATTGATCATGCTGCTGGAATCTATTTAGATAAACAATATGGTGATTATGTTAACACTGGTGATGTAATCATGACACTTTATACAAATAGAGAAGTAAATTTAAAATGAAAAGAAATGGTTCATGAAACATATGAACTTTTAGATAAAGAACCAGTAAAAGAAGTAATTTGAGAAATTATTTCTGATGATGTTAAATAAAAAATAATGTTTAAAATCCTATTAATAAATAGGATTTTTTTGTTAAATTTTTAATTATATAAAAAAGCTCTTTTTAAGAGCTTTTATTAATTTATAGTTATTTGATGAGAATTAGAAGCTAAAGAGTTATTATTAGCTTTAGTTCTAATTTCATATGTTCCTAATTTTAAGTTTTCTATTTTATTACTAATAATACTTTCTCATTGTGAGTTTTTATTAATAACACGATATTCCATTGTATTATCAACACCAATTATAGTATTTGGTTTTTCTAATTTTACAATGTTATAAACATCATTTGCTTTAGTGATTTCTACATTTTGTATATCAGAAGCAAATTTATCAAAACTATCTTTTCATCTAAACTGCAATCTGCCAAGAACTATATTTTCTGCTATAAAACTTTCTGTTTTAATATCTATTCATTGACTTAAATTATTTCTATATTGCATTCCTAATTTTACATTAGAAATTAAAACTTCATTTTCACCAACAGCTTTAACTATTGCTTCAGGTTTTTTATCAAATTTTTTAACTTCAAATTCAACTGAATTATCAGATAGATTAAATTTAAATCCTCTTTTTTTAATATCAGTTAGTTTAACATTAACTTTATTAAAATTTGTAAAATGATCTAAATATAAAATGTATGAGTTTTTATCTTGTTCAATTTCTTTTATTAATGCGTTTTCAATCATAAAGTTTTTTATTTTTAAATTATCAACTTTTTGATTAAAAGTTATTTTAATTGCATAATCACCTAATGCTTTAGACTTATTGTTATTTTGATATTTTTCAATTTTTTCAACTTTAATCTCTTTTATATCTATTGTTTTTTCTTCTTTTAAATTGTAGTTTATTGTTTTATAAGAAGTATAAGCAGAACCATCTCTAATAAATTGAAAATTTTGTATTTGAAAACCAGATTCTTGTATTGCTTTTGAAATTTCATTATACATATTTTGATGAGTTTTAACTTGTAATTTTTTAGGATAAGAATTTTTAGATTCATTCAAGTGTCTATCAATTAAAGTATCTATATCTTCTTTATTTTTTACAAAATTAGAAAGTTTTAAATTTCTAAAACGTTCACCAAAATTTCTTGTTTTTCTAACAAAAACATCATCTTTAGTAAAGTCATCATCATGTAATAAGAAAAATCTATATTCTTGTTTTTGATTGTTTTCTATACGATCAGAAGTAGTGTCAAGATGATATCATTCGCCATCAATTTCAACTAAATTTCAAACATGTTTTACTCCATTAGGATCGCGCGGACTAATATCACTTGTAATTAAAGTACATGATATTCCTAATTCATCCATTAACATTTGAAACCCTTTAGCATATCCTGTACATACTGTACTTTTATTAACTAAAGCTGAATAAGCAGATTGATTATCATAACTATTAGATATGTTATAGTCAAATTTAACTTCTTTTGTCATTCAATCATATGCTTTAGTGATTTTTTCTAAAGTAGGTAAATTTCTTCATTGATCGGCAATTTTTTTAGCTTCTAGTTTTGCTTTTTGAATATTAACTTCATGAATAGGAACGATTGTAACTTCTATTTTATACAAACTACCTTTATGTTCAGCTCATAATTCAACAACATCAACATCAGAACTATTTTTATGTTTTTTTGCTGAAATTGTTCCATCAAAATTTAAATTAATCAGTGAATTATCATCATTTTCATTTACAGATAATAATTTGTCATTTGGAATTCTTAGCCTTTGATATCAAGTAACATTTTGAATTTCTTGATTATTTTCAGAGTCAAGTAATTTTAATTTTTCAACTTGATTTTCTTTATCTAAAGTTATATATTTTCTTTCTAGTTTAAATTTAGGGTGAGAATAATAATTTGATGGAATATTATGATTAAAAATAATTTCTTGTACTTTATCTTTAGTTAAGTTCTTTTCTTTAAATTCTTCTATATATTGTTTATGATAAAAATTATGTAATTTTTTTAAAGATGTTTTTGTTGATGAAGAAAAATTTAAAGAATTTAAAATTTCATTATTTTTAAAATTATTTAAATTTGATTCAGAATTTATAGTTCGTTTTTTATTAGCATTTGGAATTGTTGGAATTTGTCATGTTTTTGAATTACTAGTTAAATTATGATTTTTAAAAGATAAACCGCAACTAGTTACAAAAATAGGAAGAACAGCTAGCGAACTAAAAG
Encoded here:
- a CDS encoding thymidine phosphorylase, with product MFTFTDIIEKKKHNIELTQEEISWLINSYTKNEITDYQMASFCMATYFTDMTARETAFLTKAYIESGDRYDLSKISGFKADKHSTGGVGDKTSLVYAPLVASYGIKVCKLSGRGLGKTGGTVDKLESFPGWKSEVTNDEFVDVINKANMSLIAQSDNIVPADKKIYALRDVTGTIDSMPLIVASIMSKKLIVENDGLILDVKTGNGAFMTTIEDAKDLANRMIEVGKQYNRKVAVVLTNMNKPLGRAIGNAIEVKEAWETLNGKGPKDFNELISTLVGITLLQAKIFTDLATAKQDVLKRLQSKQAAPYLKEFVTAQGGDWSVLENYDEVFKCKKKIEIKAVNSGFIRYKRAEEFGMILIELGAGRFKKTDTIDHAAGIYLDKQYGDYVNTGDVIMTLYTNREVNLKWKEMVHETYELLDKEPVKEVIWEIISDDVK
- a CDS encoding phospho-sugar mutase, coding for MSFNKLDKTYLSWVNHPNLDPELKDLLNKADDDELNAAFNLELKFGTAGIRGILGAGPGRFNVYTIKKVTIAYVKLLKSKYIDQLDKGVVIGHDNRHNSKKFAKLVADILTSFNIKAYLFKDNQLQPTPVVSFATKQLNCIGGIVITASHNPAEYNGYKIYDPYGCQLMPNDTDLIASEMNKISNILDWTFQANDNLLQEVDEIVIDKYFEMIKNLEFYKDNKTSKSNLKIIYSAVNGTGSLYTPIVLKQSGYQIIEVKEHAFEDETFKNVINPNPEFDPAWKIPLEYAKKYDADIIILNDPDADRFGMAVKHNNEFIRLNGNQTGAILIDWKLSNLKRLNKLPKNPALYSSFVTSDLGDRIASETYNTTIIKTLTGFKWMGQEILKEVDNGLNFVFAYEESYGYVIDDSTRDKDGIQASIIAAEACWYYKNQNMTLVDYLNQLYEKYGYYFTTTYNLNFKPEEKDSKIAPIMKLLRSNGIKEINNLKVIKTEDYINGLYNMPSEDFLKFYLEDKSWFAIRPSGTEPKLKIYFVIVDSSLQKAENKAEKIYKELKAILNI
- a CDS encoding MAG6410 family transglutaminase-related lipoprotein, whose protein sequence is MSKKYNKKQIILSSLSFSSLAVLPIFVTSCGLSFKNHNLTSNSKTWQIPTIPNANKKRTINSESNLNNFKNNEILNSLNFSSSTKTSLKKLHNFYHKQYIEEFKEKNLTKDKVQEIIFNHNIPSNYYSHPKFKLERKYITLDKENQVEKLKLLDSENNQEIQNVTWYQRLRIPNDKLLSVNENDDNSLINLNFDGTISAKKHKNSSDVDVVELWAEHKGSLYKIEVTIVPIHEVNIQKAKLEAKKIADQWRNLPTLEKITKAYDWMTKEVKFDYNISNSYDNQSAYSALVNKSTVCTGYAKGFQMLMDELGISCTLITSDISPRDPNGVKHVWNLVEIDGEWYHLDTTSDRIENNQKQEYRFFLLHDDDFTKDDVFVRKTRNFGERFRNLKLSNFVKNKEDIDTLIDRHLNESKNSYPKKLQVKTHQNMYNEISKAIQESGFQIQNFQFIRDGSAYTSYKTINYNLKEEKTIDIKEIKVEKIEKYQNNNKSKALGDYAIKITFNQKVDNLKIKNFMIENALIKEIEQDKNSYILYLDHFTNFNKVNVKLTDIKKRGFKFNLSDNSVEFEVKKFDKKPEAIVKAVGENEVLISNVKLGMQYRNNLSQWIDIKTESFIAENIVLGRLQFRWKDSFDKFASDIQNVEITKANDVYNIVKLEKPNTIIGVDNTMEYRVINKNSQWESIISNKIENLKLGTYEIRTKANNNSLASNSHQITIN